DNA sequence from the Lysobacter silvisoli genome:
CGGTCTTGAGCACGGTCTCGACCACGGCCAGGTCGGCGGGACGGGTGAGGTCGGCGGCGATCGTTTCGACCGAACGACCGGTGAGGTCGGTGAGCTCCCGCGCCAGGTCGCGCAGGCGGTCGGCGCGGCGTGCGACCAGGATCAGGTCGTAGCCGGCGCGGGCCAGCCGATCGGCGTAGACGGCGCCGATGCCGGAGGACGCGCCGGTGATCAGCGCGGTGCCTTGATGGAAGGGGGTCATTGCGGGCTCCAGATTCCGTTGGGTGACGGTGGAAATCTAGGCGGCCTTGCCCATGGCGTAAATGTCGTATATACCTCGTTTTAGGACATAGGAGATCCAGCCCATGCTGAGCATCGGTTTCGTGCTGCCGGCGCAGTTCCAAATCATGGGCCTGGCCGCGGCGTCGGCGTTCGAGCTGGCCAACGTCAGCACCGCCGAGCCGCGCTACGACATCCGCTTCCTGTCCGAACACGGCGGCGCGGTTCCCAACTCGTTCGGCGTCCCGGTGCAGACCCGCGCCCTGGCGCGACAGAAGCTCGACACCTTGATCGTGACCGGCCTGCTGAAGCCGGCGCCCATGGGCCCGGGCCTGATCAAGCCGTTGCGCAGGCTGGCGTCGGCGAGCCGCCGCACCGCCTCGGTCTGCACCGGCGCCTTCGTCCTGGGCGAGGCCGGCCTGTTGGACGGCCGTCGCGTCACCACGCATTGGATGTACGCGCGCGATTTGCAGCGGCAGTTCGCCCGCGCCCGCGTCGAGGACGACCGCATCTACATCATCGACGGCCCGATCTGGACGTCGGCGGGCATGACCGCCGGCATCGACCTCGCGCTGGGCATGATCGAGAAGGACTTTGGCGCCGACCTCGCACGCACGGTGGCGCAGAAACTGGTGGTCTATCACCGCCGCGCCGGCGGCCAGTCCCAGCATTCGGCGCTGCTGGCGCTGGACGCCAAGTCCGACCGCATCCAGAGCGCTCTGGCCTACGCGCGCCAGAACCTCGGCGCGCCCTTGTCGGTGGAGGAACTGGCCGCGGCCGCGCACCTGAGCCCGCGCCAGTTCAGCCGCGCCTTCCGCAGCGAAACCGGGCAGTCGCCGGCCAAGGCGGTGGAACAACTGCGCGTCGAGGCGGCCCGCATGCTGGTCGAGCAGAGCCGTCACAGCATCGACGAAATCGCCATCCAAACCGGCTTCGCCGACCCGGAGCGCATGCGCCGCGCGTTTGTGCGCAGCTTCGGCCAGCCGCCGCAGTTCCTGCGGCGCAACGCGCGGCTGACCGCGGCGTGAGCGGGACCGGCCTGGCTACTGAAAGGCCAGCGTAAGCACGCGCAGCGCTTCGCGCGTCCGCCGGTCGCTGAGCTTGCTGTAGAGCATCACGTCCTGCGCGCGTATCGGCGGTAGCGACAGGAGCCCGCTGACATCGACCGTGCCCGCAGGCGCCGCACGCCGCGCCAGCACCGCCACCGCAAGGCCCGCGGCGGCGGCCGCCCCCAGAATCGCGGCGCCCTTGCCCACGAATACCTCATCCCAGGCGATGCCGGCACGTTCCAGCGCGCGCACCGCCTCGGCGCGGACCCGGCAGGACTCGCCCTGTGTCGCCAACGGCAGGGGCTGGCCGGCTCTGGGCGCCCAATCGGCCGCAGCGAACCACGAGAAAGATTCCGCGCCCACCGCCTTGCCCCGCTTGCCGCGGTCCTCGGGGCGCAACACCAGCACCGCATCGAGCTCGCCATCGTCCAGGCCGCGCATGAGCTCGCCGGTACCGCCTATGCGCATCTCCACCCGCAGATTCGGATCGTGGTCGCGCAGTCGCCGCAGCAGCAAGGGCAGCTCGGAGCCGACCAATTGCTGATTGATGCCGATCGCCAGCCGCCGTTGCTCCGTCTCGAAGGCGGCCGCTGCGCGATCGTGGGACGAGACCAG
Encoded proteins:
- a CDS encoding GlxA family transcriptional regulator; translated protein: MLSIGFVLPAQFQIMGLAAASAFELANVSTAEPRYDIRFLSEHGGAVPNSFGVPVQTRALARQKLDTLIVTGLLKPAPMGPGLIKPLRRLASASRRTASVCTGAFVLGEAGLLDGRRVTTHWMYARDLQRQFARARVEDDRIYIIDGPIWTSAGMTAGIDLALGMIEKDFGADLARTVAQKLVVYHRRAGGQSQHSALLALDAKSDRIQSALAYARQNLGAPLSVEELAAAAHLSPRQFSRAFRSETGQSPAKAVEQLRVEAARMLVEQSRHSIDEIAIQTGFADPERMRRAFVRSFGQPPQFLRRNARLTAA
- a CDS encoding LysR family transcriptional regulator gives rise to the protein MNQMKAMDVDAVRAFLLAAELQSFTRTADVLGTTQSAVSLKLQRLETQLGRRLLERTPRHVRLSAEGLAFLGVARELVSSHDRAAAAFETEQRRLAIGINQQLVGSELPLLLRRLRDHDPNLRVEMRIGGTGELMRGLDDGELDAVLVLRPEDRGKRGKAVGAESFSWFAAADWAPRAGQPLPLATQGESCRVRAEAVRALERAGIAWDEVFVGKGAAILGAAAAAGLAVAVLARRAAPAGTVDVSGLLSLPPIRAQDVMLYSKLSDRRTREALRVLTLAFQ